The DNA segment GGCCGGAAGGTGGGGGCGAAGGCGAGCTGGAAGCTGGACACCTCGCACACGAGCACCGGTTCTCCCTGGGCAACCCGCGCCGCCGGCGACTCGGCGCGCAGTTCGGCCACCGCATCGACCAGCGGGTAGCCGATGTTGCCCGCCGCGATGGCGTGCCAGCCGCCCTCGGTCAGGATTGCGGCCAGAAGCGCGGTCGTGGTCGTCTTGCCGTTGGTGCCAGTCACCGCCAGGATCGGCAGTCCGATCGAGCTCGAGTAGTGGCTGGCCAGCTCGATCTCGCTCCACACCGGGATGCCCCGGGCCTGCGCCCGGGCGATCACCGGGTTCGAGGGCGGGACGCCGGGGCTGACCACCAGCACATCCGCCCACTCGGCCAGCGACTCGTCGTTGGCCCCGAGCACCGCCTGGACCCCGAGAGTGGCCAGCTCGGCGGCGGCGGCGGCCACCTCGGGTCCCTCGGCGGCATCCACCGCACGGATCTCGGCCTTGACTACGGCTGGCACCACGGCTCCGGCTACGCCTACGGCTGGCACCACGGCTCCGGCTGCGCCTACGCCTGGCAACTCCACTCCGAGCCCGGCGAGGAACCGCGCCGCCGAGCGCCCCGACCGGCCCAGGCCCAGGACGCCCACCTTGACGCCCACCTTGGCGAACGGCAGGCCGGCGCTCAACCGACGCCTCCCCGGGCGATGAAGTCGGCGTAGAACAGGCCGAGGCCGAACGCGACGAAGAGCCCGGCGAGGATCCAGAAGCGCACGATGACGGTGAACTCGGGCCAGCCGAGCAGCTCGAAGTGGTGGTGCAGCGGCGCCATCAGGAGTGCCCGGCGCCCGAAGACCCGGTAGGAGACCACCTGCAGGATCACCGAGCTCACCTCGATGACGAAGAGGCCGCCGAGCACGATCACCAGCAACTGGGTGTTGGTCAGCAGGGCCATGGCCGCCATCGCCCCGCCCAGTGCCAGCGATCCGGTGTCGCCCATGAAGATGCGCGCGGGCGCGGCGTTCCACCAGAGGAACCCTGCGGCCGCGCCCAACAGGCTGGCGGCGACGATGGCCAGGTCCAGGGAATGCGGGGCCGTGTAGCACACCGCCGCCGCCTTGCCCAGCCCACAGGCGTGGCGGTACTGCCAGAAGCAGATGACCACGTAGGCGCCCATCACCATCGCCGAGGAACCGCAGGCCAGGCCGTCGAGGCCGTCGGCGAGATTGACCCCGTTGGAGCAGGCCGCCAGCACGAGGAACACCCAGACCACAAAGAGGGGGCCGAGGTTAATCCCCAAGGGGCGCACGAAGGAGAAGCCGCGCACCGCCTGGGTGTACTTGCCGGCGATGAGGGCGAAGATGATGGCAATGGCCGCTTGGCCGAAGATCTTCCAACGTTTGGACAGCCCCAGCGACCGGCGCTTGCGGATCTTGATGTAGTCGTCGAGGAATCCGAGCCCCCCCAGGGCGACCACCACCCCGACCGCCAGCAGGCCGCTGTCGGTGAACGGCGACACCCGGTGGCGCGGGATGTGGGCGGCGGCGTAGCCCAGGAGCGCGGCGCCGATGATCACGACGCCGCCCATCGTCGGAGTTCCCTTCTTGGCGAAGTGGGCCTTGGGGCCGTCTTCGCGGATCAGCTGCCCGATACCGCGGGCGCGCAGGAAGCGGATGGCCACCGGGGTGCCGAAGAGAGCGACCACCAGCGAGAGGCTGGCGGCGATCATGAGCCGGGTCACCGGGCCGCCTCCCGGGTTTTCTCCTCGAGCTGTTGGGCGACCCGCTCCAGGCCGGCCACGCGGGAGCCCTTGATGAGCACCACGTCGCCCGGGTGCAGCGGGCCAACTGCGGCGGCGATCTGGGCGGTGATCCCGGCGCCGCCCCCGGCGACCAGCACCACGTCCCCCAACCCGGCCTCGCGGGCGGCGTCGGCCAGCGGCCGGGCCCCCTCGCCCACCACGACCAGCTGGTGGGCGGCCGCGGCCGCCGCCCGCCCGGCCGCCTCGTGCTCCGGGGCCTCGCGGGCGCCCAGCTCGGCCATGTAGCCGAGGACGGCCACCAGCCGGCCCCCGGCAGGGACGATCGCGGCGCAGGTTTCCAGCGCGGCGGTCAGCGACGTCGGGTTGGCGTTGTAGGCGTCGTTGACGATGACCGCCCCGCCCACCTCGGACACCTCCATGCGCCAGGGGGAGGCGTGGGCGGCCCCCAATCCGGCGGCGATCTCCTCGATCCCCAGCCCGAGCGCCCATCCCGCACCCGCCGCCGCCAGGGCGTTGGCCACCTGGTGCCGCCCGGCCATCGCCAGGCGGACCGGCGCCCGCTCGGCGCCCCGGGTAAGGACGAAGCTGGCCCGGCCCAGCCGGTCGAGGCTGACCTGGTGCGCCCGGATCGCCGCCCCGGGATCGAGCCCGTAGGTGACCACCGAGGCCCGGGTGCGGGAGGCCAGGCCCGCGACCGCCGGGTCATCGGCGTTCAGCACGGCCACCCCGTCCTCCGGCAGGGCAGCCGGGAGCTCGCCCTTGG comes from the Actinomycetota bacterium genome and includes:
- the mraY gene encoding phospho-N-acetylmuramoyl-pentapeptide-transferase; the protein is MTRLMIAASLSLVVALFGTPVAIRFLRARGIGQLIREDGPKAHFAKKGTPTMGGVVIIGAALLGYAAAHIPRHRVSPFTDSGLLAVGVVVALGGLGFLDDYIKIRKRRSLGLSKRWKIFGQAAIAIIFALIAGKYTQAVRGFSFVRPLGINLGPLFVVWVFLVLAACSNGVNLADGLDGLACGSSAMVMGAYVVICFWQYRHACGLGKAAAVCYTAPHSLDLAIVAASLLGAAAGFLWWNAAPARIFMGDTGSLALGGAMAAMALLTNTQLLVIVLGGLFVIEVSSVILQVVSYRVFGRRALLMAPLHHHFELLGWPEFTVIVRFWILAGLFVAFGLGLFYADFIARGGVG
- the murF gene encoding UDP-N-acetylmuramoyl-tripeptide--D-alanyl-D-alanine ligase → MRRTLAQLARDAGGELSLPAGGDPQALATGVVVDSRRVTPGDLFAAFAGAAADGHDFLPAAFAAGAAAALVTRPLSPQEAGGPVIRVGDILAALQRLATANRAAINPVVIGITGSTGKTSTKDLVAAVASAKFATAAAERSYNNELGVPLTLLLAGPGTEVVVCELGARGPGHIAGLCALARPQIGVVTNVGVAHYELFGSAEAIAAAKGELPAALPEDGVAVLNADDPAVAGLASRTRASVVTYGLDPGAAIRAHQVSLDRLGRASFVLTRGAERAPVRLAMAGRHQVANALAAAGAGWALGLGIEEIAAGLGAAHASPWRMEVSEVGGAVIVNDAYNANPTSLTAALETCAAIVPAGGRLVAVLGYMAELGAREAPEHEAAGRAAAAAAHQLVVVGEGARPLADAAREAGLGDVVLVAGGGAGITAQIAAAVGPLHPGDVVLIKGSRVAGLERVAQQLEEKTREAAR